CTCGGGCAGTCCAGTTCCGGCGAGGTCGACACCGTCCACTTCTCCGCGCCGTTCATCAAGCGCCCTGTCGCCACCTTCCTGCTTTCGATCGCGATCATCATCGCCGGCGCGGTCGCGTACAAGCTTCTCCCGGTCTCTTCGCTGCCGGAGGTGGAGTACCCCGTCATCTCCGTGGGCGCATCGCTGCCCGGCGCCGACCCGGAGACCATGGCCTCCGCCGTTGCCACTCCGCTGGAGCGTCAGTTCACCCGCATCGCCGGCGTAAACCAGATGACGTCCTCCTCCGGCACCGGATCGACCAGCATCACGATGCAGTTCGACCTGGACCGCGACATCGACGGCGCCGCGCGCGACGTGCAGGCGGCGATTAACGCTGCCCGGGCGCAGTTACCTGCCAATCTTCCTTCCAATCCCACCTATCGCAAGATCAATCCGGCAGACTCGCCGATCCTCATCCTCGCGCTTACCTCCGACACTGTGCCGAAGCCGCAGATGTACGACGCCTCGGACTCGATCCTCGCGCAGAAGATCGCGCAGGTGCAGGGCGTTGGCCAGGTGTTCACCGGCGGCTCCTCCAGCCCGGCCGTGCGCCTCGAGATCAATCCGTACCTGCTCACCGCCAAGGGTCTCTCGCTTGAAGATGTGCGGACCGCGATCGGCACCTTCAATGTCATGCAGCCGACCGGCTACATCAACAGCCCGTCCCAGCGCATTGCCTTATCCACCACGGATCAGCTCTTCGGCGCTGCCGCGTACGCTCCGCTGATTATCGCGACGAGCAAGGGCCCGGTCTCGAACGGAAGCGCATCCACCGGCCTGCCGGCGTCACTCGCCTCGGCGGTGACATCCACCAGCGCAACGAGCGGAAGCGCAACGGGACAGACCACCTCCAACGCTTCCACGGGCAACGCAGCGGTCAGTTCGAACGCCTCCGGCACCAGCACCAACTCCACGTCGAGCACCGGAGTCACCAACTTTGCGACCTCGCAGGTTACGGCCGTCGGCGCCGCGAACGCCTCCGGCACCGTTCGCATCAGCGACATTGCGCAGGTGGTCGACTCTGTAGCTGACGTCCACACGGGCGGAACCTTCAACGGCAAGCCCGCGATTCTCGTTGTCGTCTTCAAGGCGCCTGGCGCGAACGTCATCCAGACGGTCGACAACGTACTCGCCATCCTTCCGCAGCTTCAGGGCTCCATCAATCCGGCCATCAAAATTCAGGTCGTCCTCGACCGCACCGGCACCATCCGCGCCTCGGTCAGGGACATCACGCGCACGCTGATCATCTCCATCCTGCTCGTGATTCTGGTCGTCTTCCTCTTCCTTCGCGAAGGCCGCACGACGCTGATTCCGTCGGTCTCGGTTCCGCTCTCGCTGCTCGGCACCTTTGGCGTGATGTACCTGCTCGGTTACACGCTGGACAATCTTTCCCTAATGGCGCTCGCCATATCCACGGGCTTCGTCGTCGACGACGCTATCGTTGTCATCGAGAACATCACGCGTCATCTCGAGGAAGGCCTCGGCCCGTTCCAGGCCGCGATGCTCGGCTCCAAGGAGATCGGCTTCACTGTCCTCTCCATGTCCACATCGCTGGTCGCCGTCTTCATTCCCATTCTGCTGATGGGCGGCATCGTCGGGCGTCTGTTCCGCGAGTTTGCCGTTACACTTTCCGCCGCCATCGGCGTTTCGCTGGTCGTCTCGCTCACCACAACCCCCATGCTCGCGGCCAAGTTCCTCAAGCCCATCAATCACGAGCAGAAGGGCTGGTTCTACCGCATGGGCGACAGGCATCTCAAGTGGCTCACCGGCGAGTACGAGCGCGGCCTGCGCTGGGTGATCCGCCACCAGATCGCAACCTTCGTCGTCTTCCTGCTCACCTTCGGACTGAACATCTATCTCTACTTCATCGTGCCCAAGGGCTTCTTCCCACTGCAGGACACCGGCCGTCTCGGTGGCACGCTTCAAACCCAGCAGGACACCTCCTTCAACGAAACGCGCCGCGCCATGACGCAGATTGCCGACATCGTCCAGAAGGAGCCCGGCGTGCAAAACGTCCTCGGCTTCCTGGGCGGCGGTGGCCCCGGCGGCGGCGCCTCCAACTCGGCGCGCATGTTTGTCACGCTTGACCCCAGCGCGGATCGGCTCAAAAAGGGCCTCACCGCGGACGCCATCATCAACCACCTTCGCCCCAAGACCACCAACATGCCGGGCGTGAAGTTCTATCTCTCTTCGTCGCAGGAGCTCAATATCGGCGGCCGGTCTTCCGCCACGCAATATCAGTACACGCTCACCGCCGACAATCAGCAGGACCTCGACACCTGGTCTCCGCAACTCATGGCCGCCATGCAGCAGCTCCCTGAGCTGCGTGACGTTGCCACCGACCAGCAGGACCAGGGCCTCGAAGCCCAACTCGTGATTGATCGCGACACTGCCTCGCGGCTCGGT
The genomic region above belongs to Acidobacteriaceae bacterium and contains:
- a CDS encoding efflux RND transporter permease subunit, which produces LGQSSSGEVDTVHFSAPFIKRPVATFLLSIAIIIAGAVAYKLLPVSSLPEVEYPVISVGASLPGADPETMASAVATPLERQFTRIAGVNQMTSSSGTGSTSITMQFDLDRDIDGAARDVQAAINAARAQLPANLPSNPTYRKINPADSPILILALTSDTVPKPQMYDASDSILAQKIAQVQGVGQVFTGGSSSPAVRLEINPYLLTAKGLSLEDVRTAIGTFNVMQPTGYINSPSQRIALSTTDQLFGAAAYAPLIIATSKGPVSNGSASTGLPASLASAVTSTSATSGSATGQTTSNASTGNAAVSSNASGTSTNSTSSTGVTNFATSQVTAVGAANASGTVRISDIAQVVDSVADVHTGGTFNGKPAILVVVFKAPGANVIQTVDNVLAILPQLQGSINPAIKIQVVLDRTGTIRASVRDITRTLIISILLVILVVFLFLREGRTTLIPSVSVPLSLLGTFGVMYLLGYTLDNLSLMALAISTGFVVDDAIVVIENITRHLEEGLGPFQAAMLGSKEIGFTVLSMSTSLVAVFIPILLMGGIVGRLFREFAVTLSAAIGVSLVVSLTTTPMLAAKFLKPINHEQKGWFYRMGDRHLKWLTGEYERGLRWVIRHQIATFVVFLLTFGLNIYLYFIVPKGFFPLQDTGRLGGTLQTQQDTSFNETRRAMTQIADIVQKEPGVQNVLGFLGGGGPGGGASNSARMFVTLDPSADRLKKGLTADAIINHLRPKTTNMPGVKFYLSSSQELNIGGRSSATQYQYTLTADNQQDLDTWSPQLMAAMQQLPELRDVATDQQDQGLEAQLVIDRDTASRLGVSALAIDSTLSDAFGQRQVSTMYQELNQYHVVMEVAQDYQNDPTQLRDIYVKSSTGAQVPLSAVTRLENLRVPLSINHQSLSPATTLSFNLAPNVALSQATAVIDNARAKIGMPSSIRGGFQGSAQAYQQSLSTEPILIALALFTVYIVLGILYESFIHPITILSTLPSAGVGALLALIIFKIDLSVIAMIGIILLIGIVKKNAIMMIDFALVAEREHHKTPDEAIYEACMLRFRPIMMTTMAAMLGGLPLALGTGTGSELRQPLGVTIVGGLIVSQCLTLFTTPVIYLMFDRLRLALPRWRRAALDSLGLRRPTPAAGD